In one Magallana gigas chromosome 9, xbMagGiga1.1, whole genome shotgun sequence genomic region, the following are encoded:
- the LOC105334225 gene encoding aldehyde dehydrogenase family 16 member A1 produces MAETVAKTSKSNSNSVKEIFKTMSYGPAPEADNVAKAWLDDHGKDFGVFIDGKWVKPEGRKKYLTKNPATGEDLAWTTQAEKADVDLAVKAAERAYQSWSKTSPHVRARHLYSIARHIQKHMRLFNVVESLDNGKTIRETRDADIPTVVRHFYHHAGWAQLMETEMRGWKSVGVIGAIVPWNFPLMLLTWKIAPALAMGNTVVLKPATYTRLSALLLAEVCAEAGLPPGVFNVVTGSGAMGSMLAEHPSVDKVAFTGSTGVGQTLRRLTAGSGKKLSLELGGKSPVVVFESADLDSAVEGVVDAIWFNQGQVCSAGSKLLVQEPIYEKMVNKLKERLTHFRVGNSLDKTMDMGAIVDESQRKSIEEYVEEARKEGAEVFQIKDSVPSGCYYPPTIITNVQTVSRVVAEEIFGPVLVVLPFRTAKEALAISNNTIYGLGGSVWTENVPLALEVALGIKAGTVWINCHNLFDAAAGFGGYKQSGYGRDGGKEGLFEYVRPAWEERPRPGKVQMDLKTFGATLPQRPTFENVDNKQITINGVTMPSIDRTFKMYYGGGQKRPDAPYVRPVINPDGKVVGHVGEGNRKDVRNAVETAHAAAPGWGKRAAHNRAQIVYYMAENLEIRRDEIAGRIQLMTGRKLEECVTEVDLSIQRLFHWGAYCDKYGGGVQETTLYGATVKIHEPVGVIGMACPDSYPLLGFVSLFAPAVVRGNTMIIIPSQNYPLSALDLYQVFDTSDLPGGVVNILTGDRDHLTKYLTEHQDVQSMWYFGSAEGSKFVEFASAENVKRTWVNYGLERDWTDPEQGQGEEFLYQSVQVKNIWIPMGDIFAN; encoded by the exons ATGGCTGAAACAGTAGCAAAGACAAGCAAGAGCAACTCAAATTCTgttaaagaaatattcaaaacgATGAGCTATGGGCCGGCTCCAGAGGCAGACAATGTTGCAAAG GCATGGCTAGATGATCATGGTAAAGACTTTGGAGTTTTCATTGATGGCAAATGGGTAAAACCAGAGGGCAGGAAGAAGTATTTGACAAAGAACCCAGCCACag GTGAGGATTTAGCATGGACCACTCAAGCAGAGAAGGCAGATGTAGATTTAGCTGTGAAAGCAGCAGAGAGAGCCTATCAGAGTTGGAGCAAGACCTCCCCCCATGTCAGGGCAAGACATTTGTACAG CATTGCAAGACATATTCAAAAACACATGCGTCTTTTTAACGTTGTGGAATCCCTTGATAATGGTAAAACAATCCGAGAGACGAGGGATGCAGACATTCCTACTGTGGTCCGACATTTCTATCACCACGCAGGCTGGGCCCAGCTGATGGAGACAGAGATGAGGGGATGGAAATCTGTCG GTGTCATTGGAGCGATAGTGCCTTGGAATTTCCCTCTGATGTTGTTGACCTGGAAAATAGCTCCAGCGTTGGCCATGGGAAACACCGTAGTCCTGAAACCGGCCACATACACTCGACTATCAGCCCTCCTATTGGCCGAGGTGTGTGCGGAGGCAGGGTTGCCACCCGGAGTCTTCAATGTGGTGACTGGTAGCGGTGCCATGGGGAGTATGTTGGCTGAACACCCCTCAGTGGACAAAGTGGCTTTTACAGGGTCAACAGGG GTTGGACAGACGCTCCGACGTCTGACGGCAGGAAGTGGTAAGAAGCTGTCCCTGGAGCTAGGAGGGAAATCCCCTGTGGTGGTGTTTGAGTCGGCAGACTTGGACAGTGCTGTAGAGGGGGTGGTGGACGCCATTTGGTTCAATCAGGGACAG GTTTGCAGTGCTGGCTCCAAGCTCCTGGTCCAAGAACCAATTTACGAAAAGATGGTGAATAAACTGAAAGAGAGGCTGACTCATTTCCGTGTCGGGAACAGTTTGGACAAGACAATGGATATGGGGGCCATTGTGGATGAGAGTCAGAGAAAGTCTATTGAGGAATATGTAGAGGAGGCCAGAAAAGAGGGAGCTGAG GTGTTCCAAATCAAGGACAGTGTCCCCAGTGGCTGTTATTACCCTCCTACTATCATCACCAATGTTCAGACGGTGTCCAGAGTTGTAGCTGAGGAG atatttggACCAGTCCTGGTTGTCTTGCCCTTCAGGACTGCCAAGGAAGCCCTCGCTATCTCCAACAACACAATTTACGGCCTCGGGGGCAGTGTGTGGACAGAGAATGTGCCCTTGGCCCTGGAAGTGGCCCTGGGCATCAAGGCGGGCACTGTGTGGATTAACTGCCACAATCTGTTTGACGCAGCCGCAGGGTTTGGTGGATACAAGCAAAGTGGATATGGACGGGATGGTGGAAAAGAG GGTTTGTTTGAGTATGTACGCCCAGCTTGGGAGGAGAGGCCCAGACCTGGTAAAGTGCAGATGGATCTGAAGACATTCGGGGCCACACTTCCCCAAAGGCCGACGTTTGAGAATGTGGACAATAAGCAGATTACTATTAACGGAGTAACCATGCCCAG TATCGACAGAACGTTTAAGATGTATTATGGTGGGGGTCAGAAGAGACCCGATGCTCCCTATGTACGGCCGGTCATCAACCCTGACGGAAAGGTCGTAGGTCATGTGGGGGAGGGGAATCGAAAGGACGTCAGGAACGCTGTGGAGACAGCCCATGCTGCCGCTCCTGG ATGGGGTAAGAGGGCTGCCCACAACAGAGCCCAGATTGTGTACTACATGGCAGAGAACCTGGAGATACGGCGGGATGAAATAGCTGGGCGGATCCAGCTGATGACGGGGCGTAAGCTGGAGGAGTGTGTGACAGAGGTGGATCTGTCCATCCAGCGATTGTTCCACTGGGGCGCTTATTGTGACAAGTACGGTGGAGGTGTACAG GAGACCACACTGTACGGAGCCACTGTGAAGATCCATGAACCGGTGGGGGTGATTGGAATGGCCTGTCCTGATTCATACCCTCTCCTCGGATTCGTCTCCCTGTTTGCTCCAGCTGTAGTCAGGGGCAACACAATGATTATCATACCTAGTCAAAATTACCCACTCTCAGCATTAGATTTGTACCAG GTGTTTGATACATCGGACTTACCTGGAGGCGTGGTCAACATTCTGACAGGTGACAGAGATCACCTGACCAAATACCTGACCGAGCATCAGGACGTCCAATCAATGTGGTACTTTGGGTCAGCCGAGGGGTCAAAGTTTGTGGAGTTCGCTTCCGCAGAAAATGTCAAGAGGACCTGGGTCAATTATGGGTTGGAGAGAGACTGGACCGACCCAGAACAGGGTCAGGGGGAGGAGTTTCTGTACCAGTCTGTGCAGGTCAAAAATATCTGGATCCCAATGGGGGATATCTTTGCTAATTAA